The segment CTGTCATATACCGTCACTACTGTACGGCTGACCAAACCTCTGCTCTCAAACGCTTCGCCGCTCAACTCTTTGACTTTTGCGCGTTGCGCTAAGCTCGGTTCTAGCTTTTGCAGTTCTTCACCACTAAGCACATCAAAAAACGTTTTATTTGGGCTCAGCTCAGTATAGTGAGCATCGTTTTCTGTTGAGTTAATGGGGTGGAAAGTCAGGAAATCGAGTTGATAACGCTGTTTTTGGTTTTTCACCCAAACGTCTACAGAAGTTATGGACTGACCGTTCAAACGCACTCGAAACTCATAAGAATCAGCTAGCGCCTGAATCCGATTCACCTGATTCTGTTGTTGGATTGAAATTGATTTATTGGCAACGCCAAGTCTTTCGGCAACATCAACAAGTGTACTCTGCCATGTGTAATGAAGAGACCAATAGATTGAAATCGCAATCAGCGCGAGTAAGGTAAAGCCTATGGGAACGGACGTCAGGATCAAAAGACGGTAGCGAACCATGGTCTGAAAGCGATGTTTCCATTTACGCCATAGCGGAAAATCATTCCACATTTTCAGTCCCTTCGCTTTCCCACTCTTTGTACTTACGTTCTAACGTTTTTCTTGCGACGCCAAGATCTCTCGCAGCAGCTGATTTATTTCCTTCATGGAAATCAACCAGTTGTTCAATATGCGCTCGCTCTACATCTTTAAGTGTCCAAGCATTAGGATAACCCGTTGCCTTATCTCGCTTTTTGTTTTCAATGTACTCAGGCACGCCTGCTACATGTGACACCGTCACTGATATATTCGCTGGATGTGCTATGCCATTCATCTCACGCCAATAATGGGCAGGCGGTTTACCCAACAAGATGCAGCGTTCTATAAGGTTTTTCAGTTCTCGGATATTGCCCGGCCAATCATAATCGTTCATCGCACTGACATCTTCATGCGCCCACTTCGGAACAGGCACTGCCAGCTCTTTACACAGTTTTTGCGTAAAAAATGGTACCAACTCTCTTAAGTCACTTTTGCGGTCACGTAAAGGCGTGACATCAATTTTGAGCACGTTTAGACGGTAATAGAGATCGCTTCGGAAACGACCATGTTCGACTTCTTTTTGCAGATTGCGGTTTGTCGCAGCAACGATTCGAACATCGACGTTTATCTCTTTCTCAGAACCTACTGGGCGAATGGCTCGTTGCTCTAATACTCGCAACAAAGAAGATTGCATGGTGAGTGGCATTTCACCTATTTCATCGAGAAACAAAGTGCCGCTATTAGCCACTCGGAACAGACCTTCACGGCTTTTCTTCGCGCCAGTAAATGCGCCTGAAGTATGTCCAAACAATTCGCTTTCCAACAACTCAGGAGCAATTGCGCCGCAGTTAACAGGAACAAATGGGCCTTTTCGGCCACTGGCCTCGTGAATACCACGCGCTACCAACTCCTTACCTGTTCCCGATTCACCTTCAATTAACACCGAAGCTCTTGAAGGGGCAAACTGTAAGATTAGCTGCTTGAGTTGTTTGGTTTTTTCAGACTGACCAATAATCTGGCTTGTGGTATGTCGCTCAAAGTCATGCTTCAACGCATATTGCATGCGGGCACTTAAGCATTTATCCATACAGCGTTTAACAGCCTGCATCATCTGTTCTAAGTTAAATGGTTTAAGAATGAAGTCTGACGCACCGAGTTTTAGCGCTCTGATTGCTGTTTCTAAGTCGGCATAACCCGTCATAAAGATCACTTCGGCTTTATGATACTCGTCGGTGAAGGCTTCTTCCCATTCAATGCCAGATCGGCCAGGTAAATTGATATCGAGAATGATTAAATCGTAATGATTGGCCGTACGCAGTGATTCCGCTTCTTCAATAGAGCTCGCACAATCCACTTTAGAAAACCATTTGCTTAAGGCTTTCTTCAAAATGGCCTGCATACCCATTTCGTCATCGACAACAAGAACCGAAAACGCCTGATATAAAGGAGCTTGCTTTGAATCTATTGTATTGCTCATGAGTTTCTCAACGATAATTCATTAGGACAGAACGACTCACATAACCATACTACTGATGTGCCCATGTTGAGACATTTTGTCCCTACAAATGTGCGCTATCGCCTAATTTTGTAAGATTAATCATGATATTGTCTAATTCCCATACAAAAAGCCTAGTTTTAAATGTGGCATCCAGTTTGCTATGTCTGATCTGCTATAAGTCAGATTCACTCATCGTTTAGACGTAAATTGGCGCTCGATCTAGCTCAGCCCACAATGAATAAAATTAAAATGTAAAATTAAAATGGATTTCATAATGAATAATAAGATTTCTCTTGCTCTTGCAGCAACGTCATTGGTTTTAGTCAGCTATTCAGCATCCAGCGCGGATGATACACAACGCATTCGCTTAGCCACCACGACCAGTACCTACCATTCAGGATTGTTAGACTACTTACTGCCAATTTTTGAAAAAGAAGCCGGCTATAAAGTGGATGTCATCGCGACAGGAACCGGTAAAGCACTAAAAATGGGTGAAAACGGTGATGTTGATTTGGTAATGACACACGCACCTAAAGCAGAAGCAGACTTTGTTGATAAAGGATTCGGTGTACTGCCTCGCAAACTGATGTACAACGATTTTGTTTTAGTTGGTCCAAACAGCGATCCCGCTAAAATCGCGCAACAGAAAAATGTCCTTGATGCTTTTAGCCATATTGCCAAAGACGGTGTGACATTCATTTCTCGTGGTGACGATTCCGGCACACACAAGAAAGAATTGGGCATCTGGGCTCAGGCTAAAATTGAACCAAACTTTGGTGGTTATAAGTCTGTAGGACAAGGCATGGGACCAACGCTCAACATGGCTTCTGAGCTGCAAGCCTATACACTGACAGACCGTGGTACGTGGTTGGCCTATCAGAACAAACTGGACCTTAAAATTGTTTTTGAAGGCGATGACAAACTGTTTAACCCATACCAAGTGATTCTTATCAATCCAGAGCGTTACCCTGCTACCAATTATCAAGCAGCAAAAGCATTTAGTGATTGGCTGGTTTCTAATGAAGGACAACAGAAAATCAACAGCTTTACTCTTAACGGACAACAACTTTTTGTTGCGAACGCAGACAAATAACGGTCGTGTATGAGCCTTTGGCAAACTACCCAAGACGCACTGACATTACTGATTAATTTTGACGCTGAACTCTGGGAGATCGTTGCGGTCTCCTTTAGCGTTTCATTATCAGCTATTTGTGTGGTGTTAATTCCAGCGATGCTTTTTTCGTTTTTGCTTGCTTACAGCAACTTTCGCGGCAAATGGCTTTTGCTGTCAGTGATAAACACACTTCAAGCGGTTCCAACCGTCGTGATCGGCCTGCTGTTGTATATGTTGCTTTCACGCTCCGGTCCATTGGGAAACTGGTCATTACTTTTCACCCAAAAGGCAATGATCTTAGGTCAGATGTTGATTTGCTTCCCTATTCTGGTGTCTATGATGCACGGCACTCTTCAATCCAGTGACCGACGTTCTGTTGAAACCGCTATGACTCTTGGCGCTTCGACACCAAGGATTGCAGCGACCATTATCTGGGAAACACGTTTTCCGTTATTAGCAGCCGTGATCGCAAGCTTTTCCAGAATCGTGACCGAGGTGGGCTGCTCTATGATGGTTGGCGGAAATATTATGGGCTTAACGCGAAACATCCCTACTGCCATTGCTATGGAGAGCCATAAAGGCGCTTTTGCTCAAGGAGTTGCATTAGGAATGGTGCTACTATGCTTAGCACTGGCCTTGAACTTTGCACTTTCCGCAATGCGTGGAAAAGGCTTTTTGAGAACGTAAGGATAAGAATGACAATAACACTTAACGCTCAAAAGTTATCAATGCGCTTTAAAGATCGAGTGCTATTCCACATCGATCATCTGTCTATTGGACCAAATGATGCTATTTATCTAAAAGGCGATAATGGTGTCGGAAAAACAACCTTACTTAAAATTTTGGCGGGTTTGCAGAAACCTTCCACAGGAAGTGTTTCAAACTCTTTGCCTTGGTGGCAGCGAGTTGTTCATTCGTCCGCCCGTCATCAAGTTATCTATCTGCATCAAACCCCTTACCTGTTTGATGCTACCGTATATCAAAACGTACTGTACGGAATTAAATTCTCGGCACTGAGTGCAAAAGAAAAACGTTCTACCGTGATAAATGCTTTGCGGATGGTGGGTTTAGAAACGCTGGCAGATGAACATATCTCGGTGTTGTCTGGCGGTGAGAAACAGCGTGTGGCAGTGGCACGCGCTTGGATTCTTAATCCTTCTATTTTGCTCATGGACGAACCGAGTGCGTCACTTGATCAGGAATCTATCGACAGACTGGTTATAATGGCAAAAGATTTGTTGGCCAGAGGTTCAAGTCTTGTCATCACGAGCCATCAAGCCAACGCTTTAACCGCAATATGCAAAAAACAGTGGTGGATTAATGATTGCACGCTTATCGAAACACCATTGCTACACATAGTAAAACCAGAAAAAGAGAGAACCAATGTTACTTCCCTCTCAAACTAGTTGGGTCATTCTTGCCGGTGGGCAAGCGACTCGAATGGGTGGAAATGATAAAGGGCTTATTAAGCTTAATAACAAACCGCTAATTGAACATGTCATTGAACGATTGCAGCCACAGGTTTCGCAAATTCTGATCAATGCCAATCGTAATCTCGATAAATATAGTCACTATGGAACCGTCATTAGCGACAACTTCACTGGTTTCCCCGGACCTTTAGGGGGAATTCACAGTGGTTTAGTTAACGCGCAGACAGATTGGGTCGGTTTTGTCCCTTGTGATAGTCCGTTAATTTCCGATGATCTTGTTGAGCGTTTCTGTCACGCTGTCAACGACGAAAGCGATATCATTGTTGCCCACGATGGAGAGCATTCTCAGCCCGTATTTACGCTCTACCATAAACGTGTTTTGCCAAAACTCACTGCATTCTTAGAGCGTGGCGACAGAAAGATAATCTTGCTTTATAACGACTGCCACACTTACTACGTCGACTTCAGTGATTCGCCACAGTGTTTTGTCAATTTAAATACGCCAGATGAACTGGCGCAATTCGGAGCGTTACAAATATGAGTCCTCAACGCCCTTCACTGCCTTTATTAGGTTTCGCCGCTTACTCAGGAACAGGCAAAACGACATTGCTTGAAGCGCTCATTCCTAAATTAACGAATGCAGGGCTTCGCTTAGGTGTTTTAAAACATGCTCATCATGACTTTGATGTCGATATTCCAGGCAAAGACAGCTATCGATTACGCAAAGCTGGTGCTAGCCAAATGCTCGTCGCATCGCGTAATCGTCATGTAATGATGACGGAAACTCCGGATGCCGAAGCAGAATTCGATTATCTGCTTAGTCGTTTTGACTGCGAAAAACTAGATATTATCTTGGTCGAAGGTTGTAAAAACATAGCCTTCCCTAAAGTTGAGTTACATAGAAACGAACTCAATAAACCGTGGTTGTACCCAAACGATAAAAACATCATCGCGATTGCTGCAGACGAAGTAGTTGAAAGCGAACTCCCGCAGCTTAACATCAACGATTTAGACGCTATCGCGCAGTTTGTTGTCGATTACGCAAAAGGTTTTGGCACAGAAAAACCGACCTCGGGTAGCTGTGATACCTTGTCTCCAGCCTTTTTATCGGTAGAACAAGGACGACAAGCGATACTCGAACGCGTTCAGACGCTGACAGATATTGAGACTACTGAGTTACCAAGCGCATATAACCGAGTATTGGCGAGAGACATTACATCGCCAGTGAATGTGCCGAGCTACAGAAACTCTGCTATGGATGGTTTTGCTATACGCGGCGATGACTTAAATCGAGAACACTATCAAGTGGTCGCAGAGATAATGGCTGGCGACAGTTACGCTAACGTTGTTGAACATGGTCAGGCGGTGAAAATCATGACCGGAGCTGCGGTTCCGCAAGGCGCTGATACTGTCATCATGCGTGAACAAGCAAGCGTAACTGGTGAAACCGTGACTTTTGGCAGTGCAACAATCAAAGCAGGTCAGAATGTCCGCCAAGCGGGCGAAGATTTAGCCATTGGCCAAAATGTTTTCTCCATCGGTCAGCGTTTATCTTCACCTGAAATAGGCATGCTGGCGTCATTGGGAATGAACCTTGCTCCGGTTTATCGCAAATTAAAAGTTGCTATTTTTTCTACAGGCAACGAAGTTCAGGCTCCAGGCACACCTGCCAGTGAGTCACATATCTTTGATTCTAATCGATACACACTCATGGGGCTGTTAGCCCATTTAGGCTTTGAGACTATTGATCTTGGAATCATCGAAGATGATGAGCAATCCATGATGAATGCTTTGAACAACGCTTCTCAATCGGCAGATGTTGTTTTGACCTCTGGTGGCGTATCGGTTGGTGATGCCGATTTCATTAAGTCTGCACTAGAGTCTTTAGGCACAATAGAATTCTGGCGTATCAACATGCGTCCCGGCCGCCCTCTCGCGTTTGGCAAAATTAACAACACACCTATCTTTGGTTTGCCGGGTAATCCAGTTGCCGTTATGGTCTCGTTCATTAATTTTGTTGAGCCAGCACTGCGTAAAATGCAAGGTGAAGTAAACTGGAATCCATTGAAAGTTCCTGCGGTCGCAACAGAAGATCTCCGTTCTCGCCAAGGGCGAACTGAGTTTACTCGTGGCATTTACAGCTTTAATGAACTTGGACAGCTGACAGTGAAATCGACAGGAAAACAAGGTTCAGGGATTTTACGCTCGATGAGCGAAGCTAACTGCTTAATTGAAATATCTCCGGCAGTAGACACAGTTAAAGTCGGCGAAAGCGTGACAATTATCCCACTTCAAGGCAGAATCTAGCGCTTAGAATTTGCTGCAAACGAGAGAAGCTATGGCTCGCACAATTATTTATACCTACAAAGATGAAGAGAAGACGCTGACTTTCTCTTACCAACAGCACAGAAATATCCACGAAGCTGTTGCTGAAGCAGAAGGCATAGACATTACAGACTATCTGAAAATGGAGCTGCAGCTAGAACTTATTTCTGACTCTAAGGCAGTTCGCAACTATCGCGACAACCATTTCAAAAAGTTAGGTTTTGGTGTCATCACCATGAAACCTAAAGAAAACTTAGGTGTAGGTAAAAAGCCAAAACCTCAAGTTAAGTAAGCAATTAGAAGTAAAAAAGAAGGGCTTGATTATTCAAGCCCTTCTTCGTTTTTATTCTCTACTGCATTACTTGATATTCAAGAATGCTGCACCGCGTACGCCGCCTGAATCACCGTGTTTTGCTTTGATGATTTTCGGACATTTAGCAACAGAAAGTAGGTGCTTTGAAATTCGCTTAGGCACTTCTTGGTAAATCAACTCAAAGTTTGACAGACCACCACCAAGAACCACAACATGTGGATCATGTGCAGTGAAGATGTTGCCAAAGCAGATTGCTAACAGTTCCATGAACAGATCAACATGTTTTACTGCTTTCTCTTCACCTTCGTTATAAGCGTTGATGATGTCGATAGCTTTCTTTTTCTCGCCATTGTTGTGAGCATAAATCAGCTCAAAACCGCGTCCTGAAAGATAGTTATCCATACAGCCTTTATTGCCACAGCCACATTCTAGAAGTGGTGCTTTATCACCGCCTAAATGGAACCATGCATCAATAGGAAGACGCATATGACCGATTTCACCCGCAACGTGGTTACGGCCAGAAAATACCTTACCGTTATAGATAAGACCACCACCGAATCCAGTACCTAGGATCAAACCTAGCACTGATGGTTCGTCTTTTAGCTCATCGTCCCATGCTTCAGAAAGAGCGAAACAGTTCGCATCGTTTTCAATTTTTACACTGCGGCCAATCTTAGCTTCTAGATCGGCACGTAGTGGTTTACCTTTTGCAGATGGAACGTTTACTGTCAGTACTGTTGCATCGTCAGCATCTTCCATACCCGGTAAACCTAAACCAATTGTGCCTTCTACACCAAATTCAGCATCATACTTAGCGACAAGACCAGCAATGGTTTCAACAAGCTGTTGGTAATCTTCAGTTGGTGTCGGAACACGTTCAGTTGCAACACGTTCAAGTTTCTCGTTGAACGCACCAAATTCAATCTTAGTGCCACCGACATCAAAGCCGTAATACATGCAAACCTCTCCTACTCTATCCCGGTAATAGGGAAATCATTAAAATCGACTCACTCACCAATTGCACCATCTGTTATCCGATTTCAATTCAAGGTATCTATCTGATATCTGCACAATTAATTCGCGATTAAAAAATATTGGCTTATTATCCATAACCGACCCTATGCAATCCGTGACCAAACACTTATTTATCCGGCTACAAGTGCTGATTGCGCAAATGTGAAGCAGTATTGAGTGCTGAGTCTCAATCTAAATTTTGCTTAAACAGCAAATAATCTCTCAGTGCGGTTTTTTCTTCTTTCGGTTTAATTCTTGTTTTACCTAACAGATAACTTTCTTTGAACGTTTCAAACCATAAACGCAAAGTTTCTGCGCCAAGCCGCTCACCAAACTTGTCCAGTACGAGACTGGCCACTTCAGCGGTGGCAAGATGCTGTTCATTGTCCGACTTTCTCATCACATATTGTGAAAGTACCTGCGGCTCGATGGAGATCAATGGCAAGTCAGCGAGATAAGGAGATTTTCGAACGATTCGTTTTGCTTCGCGCCAACTGCCATCGACAAAGATAAGCAATGGCTTTTTGTCAGAAGCAATACTCTCAACTTGATTCATGACTCTTGAATGTTCTTCTTCTGTTTCAGCAGGAAAAACGAGCACAGGAAAATAAGCAGGATTCTGTAAAAGATCTAACATCTGAGAATCAGGATCCGTGCGACTCCACTGATAGACATAAGTTTCTTTTACTGTATCGGCAATAAGTCTGCCCGTGTTACTTGGCTTAAAGACTTCCTGCTGAGAAACAATAAGTAAAACCGCTACTTGCGTCTCAATGTCAGGTTGGTGTTGACATAAACAATGAGTCAAACCGACATTACAATAAGCGCAACGTTGAATTTTACAGCCGCGAGCAAGAAAAGGTTTTGTTGATCGTTCGAGCCGATATTGGTACAAACGATGGAAAGCATGGATTCTCATATTTTGTAGAAGTACTGAAATGTTTGAAGTACTGAATACTTAGAATGACTAAAAGTGGCGCAGAGTTTAACTGCTGTTACTTGAGTTCTCCAGCGCAATTTGAACTGGAGACGATGATTGGATTACATAAGCATTGTAAAACCGTAAATGGGTATCACACGGAGGTGGATATGTCCTACCAACCAGAAACCATCAGACTAGCGTTTTTTGTTCTTGTGTTATTGATTTGTGCATTTTGGGAGTCAAATGCACCTCGTAAACATCTTTCTCAGAGCAAGTCGATCCGCTGGATAAATAACTTAGGTTTAGTCGGTTTAAACAGTGTGTTGATCGCCCTGTTAATGCCGGTCGTCGCGATTTCAGCAGCTAGTTGGGCAGAAGCTCACTCATTTGGTCTTATGAACTGGCTGAATGTTTCTCCAACCTGGGCGCTTATCTTTTCTGTTGTGTTACTTGATGGCGTGATTTATTGGCAGCACATCATGTTCCACAGCATCCCTTTTCTATGGCGACTCCATCGCATGCATCATGCTGATCAGGATATTGACGTGACGACTGGTGCACGATTCCACCCTATCGAAATATTGATTTCCATGTGGATCAAAATCGGAGCCGTCACCTTAATTGGTGCGCCGGTTTGGGCTGTGGTTACGTTTGAAATTGTGCTAAACGCCAGCGCTATGTTCAATCACAGCAACGCGAGACTGCCGTTAAAACTGGATTCATGGCTACGCAAATTGATTGTGACACCGGATATGCATCGAGTTCACCACTCGGTAATTGAGCGCGAAACCCACTCCAATTTTGGCTTTTTCTTATCTATTTGGGATCGCTTGTTTGGTACTTACATCGCCCAGCCTTATTTGGGTCATGATGAAATGAGAATTGGCTTACCGATGTTCAAGCGTTCTAGAGAACAATGGCTGGATAAAATGCTTACCCAACCATTTAGAGAGAAATAGAGAATGACGAGTTGATTAGCTCAGAGCATATTTATCAAGCATCGCTTTTTGTTGCCCAGCGATGTTTGCCACTTGTTGTGAGCTATCAACCATAGACTCTATCTGCTGCTTTGTTTGTGTTGCCTGATCTGAAATCTGTACGATTGAACGGCTAACATCCGCGGTCGCACGCTCTTGTTCTTCAGTCGCAACTGAAATCTGCTCTATTCTCGCTCTGATGTGGTTCACAGCACTTTCGATATCCGCAAAAGTCAGTTTTACTTCTTCGCTAGATTGAAGCGCCGACACCATTTCATTTCTCGAATCTATCACTGCTTGACGCGATTTAGCTGCAGAAGCTTCAAGCTGACTCATCATGTCGCGAATACTACCGGTTTGCTGTGTTGTGTCTTTTGCCAGTTTGCGTACTTCATCTGCAACTACAGCAAAGCCACGACCGTGATCGCCTGCTCGTGCGGCTTCGATCGCTGCGTTTAATGCCAGCAAGTTTGTACTTTCTGCAATACCTGTTATGAGGTCCACCAACTCACTGATGCGCGAAACACTAGTATCTAGTTCAGACATCGCAGTCTCATTGGTATTCAGAGAATCTTCTAACGCTTCCAATCTATAACGATTCTGCTCTACTGCTTTCACACCTTGGGAAGAATGCTCTGCCGCTGTGACAGAATCTGTATAAGAATCATTGGTAACCCCTGCGATTTCTCGAATAGAGGCTTCTAGTTGGTTGATGGTTGTTACCATACTTAACAGAGCTTCGTTCTGGATGGTTAATCCTTGATTCGAATGCTCCGCAGCATCATGGCTAAACTGCGCTGTCTGATAGAGCGATTCACAGTTGGAAGTGACTGTTGTCAGTGACTCGTTAGTAGATAGGATAACTTGATTGAGCTTGCCTGAAATATCATGGAATTCCATAGGCCCCACTAGCTGAGCGGTGTGGCTGAAATCATGCTCTGTCATATACGTAAGATGATTCGTAATGTTACGCATTCCTTTGTTTACCCAAACTCGTAAACCAAGCCAAGAGAGCACAACAATAGCAACCAATACACCACCGCCGACAAGTAACGCCAGTGTTATTTCACTGATGGTATTTTGCACTTCTGTTTCTTTGGTTTGAATAATGCTGGTTGTGATATCTGACAGTTCCGAAAGCTGTGCCGCAATGGTATCTGCCATCAAGGCAGCTTGCGTAAAATCAGCGTTTTGTGTTTGTGCGGTTTCCAAACGAACCATGATTTGATCCAGAATGCCGCCAGTTTTGAACCCTTCAAGAACCATTTGGTAAGGCGCAGTCAGGCTTGCAAACTCACTGATATCAGGATGCCACTCTTTGAAATCATCAAACGCCAGCTCTAAACCAGAAATACGAGTTTTCAGCTCTTTATACTCTTTTTGCGCCAGTTCCATGTCTTCTTGAACCATAAAGAGCAGGAAGGTACTCTCCATCACTCCTGAAGCAGCAACAAAGCGGTTCGCGGCATCCATTGACTCAGGATTATCTATTGCTAAGAAAGACGCGATACGGTTCATTTCAGGCCCAATTGAACTTAATCCATATCGGAAACCTGTTGCCTGCTCGGCGATCTTGGCAGTTTGCTCAAGCTGAGTTTGTTGTGACTGTATAATTGCAGCAGAAAATTTAGAAAACTCGTCAATATTACTTGTTAGTTGCTGATGAACGGTTGGAGCAATAAGCGTACCGAACTCCTGAGTAATTCCTTTCATCTCTTCTAGACGAAGATCCGCATTTTGATCCAGCGTCAATAATTCAGCACGGATA is part of the Vibrio diazotrophicus genome and harbors:
- a CDS encoding sigma-54-dependent transcriptional regulator; its protein translation is MSNTIDSKQAPLYQAFSVLVVDDEMGMQAILKKALSKWFSKVDCASSIEEAESLRTANHYDLIILDINLPGRSGIEWEEAFTDEYHKAEVIFMTGYADLETAIRALKLGASDFILKPFNLEQMMQAVKRCMDKCLSARMQYALKHDFERHTTSQIIGQSEKTKQLKQLILQFAPSRASVLIEGESGTGKELVARGIHEASGRKGPFVPVNCGAIAPELLESELFGHTSGAFTGAKKSREGLFRVANSGTLFLDEIGEMPLTMQSSLLRVLEQRAIRPVGSEKEINVDVRIVAATNRNLQKEVEHGRFRSDLYYRLNVLKIDVTPLRDRKSDLRELVPFFTQKLCKELAVPVPKWAHEDVSAMNDYDWPGNIRELKNLIERCILLGKPPAHYWREMNGIAHPANISVTVSHVAGVPEYIENKKRDKATGYPNAWTLKDVERAHIEQLVDFHEGNKSAAARDLGVARKTLERKYKEWESEGTENVE
- a CDS encoding substrate-binding domain-containing protein gives rise to the protein MNNKISLALAATSLVLVSYSASSADDTQRIRLATTTSTYHSGLLDYLLPIFEKEAGYKVDVIATGTGKALKMGENGDVDLVMTHAPKAEADFVDKGFGVLPRKLMYNDFVLVGPNSDPAKIAQQKNVLDAFSHIAKDGVTFISRGDDSGTHKKELGIWAQAKIEPNFGGYKSVGQGMGPTLNMASELQAYTLTDRGTWLAYQNKLDLKIVFEGDDKLFNPYQVILINPERYPATNYQAAKAFSDWLVSNEGQQKINSFTLNGQQLFVANADK
- a CDS encoding ABC transporter permease translates to MSLWQTTQDALTLLINFDAELWEIVAVSFSVSLSAICVVLIPAMLFSFLLAYSNFRGKWLLLSVINTLQAVPTVVIGLLLYMLLSRSGPLGNWSLLFTQKAMILGQMLICFPILVSMMHGTLQSSDRRSVETAMTLGASTPRIAATIIWETRFPLLAAVIASFSRIVTEVGCSMMVGGNIMGLTRNIPTAIAMESHKGAFAQGVALGMVLLCLALALNFALSAMRGKGFLRT
- a CDS encoding energy-coupling factor ABC transporter ATP-binding protein; the protein is MTITLNAQKLSMRFKDRVLFHIDHLSIGPNDAIYLKGDNGVGKTTLLKILAGLQKPSTGSVSNSLPWWQRVVHSSARHQVIYLHQTPYLFDATVYQNVLYGIKFSALSAKEKRSTVINALRMVGLETLADEHISVLSGGEKQRVAVARAWILNPSILLMDEPSASLDQESIDRLVIMAKDLLARGSSLVITSHQANALTAICKKQWWINDCTLIETPLLHIVKPEKERTNVTSLSN
- the mobA gene encoding molybdenum cofactor guanylyltransferase MobA, translated to MLLPSQTSWVILAGGQATRMGGNDKGLIKLNNKPLIEHVIERLQPQVSQILINANRNLDKYSHYGTVISDNFTGFPGPLGGIHSGLVNAQTDWVGFVPCDSPLISDDLVERFCHAVNDESDIIVAHDGEHSQPVFTLYHKRVLPKLTAFLERGDRKIILLYNDCHTYYVDFSDSPQCFVNLNTPDELAQFGALQI
- a CDS encoding bifunctional molybdopterin-guanine dinucleotide biosynthesis adaptor protein MobB/molybdopterin molybdotransferase MoeA, whose translation is MSPQRPSLPLLGFAAYSGTGKTTLLEALIPKLTNAGLRLGVLKHAHHDFDVDIPGKDSYRLRKAGASQMLVASRNRHVMMTETPDAEAEFDYLLSRFDCEKLDIILVEGCKNIAFPKVELHRNELNKPWLYPNDKNIIAIAADEVVESELPQLNINDLDAIAQFVVDYAKGFGTEKPTSGSCDTLSPAFLSVEQGRQAILERVQTLTDIETTELPSAYNRVLARDITSPVNVPSYRNSAMDGFAIRGDDLNREHYQVVAEIMAGDSYANVVEHGQAVKIMTGAAVPQGADTVIMREQASVTGETVTFGSATIKAGQNVRQAGEDLAIGQNVFSIGQRLSSPEIGMLASLGMNLAPVYRKLKVAIFSTGNEVQAPGTPASESHIFDSNRYTLMGLLAHLGFETIDLGIIEDDEQSMMNALNNASQSADVVLTSGGVSVGDADFIKSALESLGTIEFWRINMRPGRPLAFGKINNTPIFGLPGNPVAVMVSFINFVEPALRKMQGEVNWNPLKVPAVATEDLRSRQGRTEFTRGIYSFNELGQLTVKSTGKQGSGILRSMSEANCLIEISPAVDTVKVGESVTIIPLQGRI
- a CDS encoding DUF2960 domain-containing protein produces the protein MARTIIYTYKDEEKTLTFSYQQHRNIHEAVAEAEGIDITDYLKMELQLELISDSKAVRNYRDNHFKKLGFGVITMKPKENLGVGKKPKPQVK
- the nagK gene encoding N-acetylglucosamine kinase → MYYGFDVGGTKIEFGAFNEKLERVATERVPTPTEDYQQLVETIAGLVAKYDAEFGVEGTIGLGLPGMEDADDATVLTVNVPSAKGKPLRADLEAKIGRSVKIENDANCFALSEAWDDELKDEPSVLGLILGTGFGGGLIYNGKVFSGRNHVAGEIGHMRLPIDAWFHLGGDKAPLLECGCGNKGCMDNYLSGRGFELIYAHNNGEKKKAIDIINAYNEGEEKAVKHVDLFMELLAICFGNIFTAHDPHVVVLGGGLSNFELIYQEVPKRISKHLLSVAKCPKIIKAKHGDSGGVRGAAFLNIK
- a CDS encoding tRNA-uridine aminocarboxypropyltransferase, which encodes MRIHAFHRLYQYRLERSTKPFLARGCKIQRCAYCNVGLTHCLCQHQPDIETQVAVLLIVSQQEVFKPSNTGRLIADTVKETYVYQWSRTDPDSQMLDLLQNPAYFPVLVFPAETEEEHSRVMNQVESIASDKKPLLIFVDGSWREAKRIVRKSPYLADLPLISIEPQVLSQYVMRKSDNEQHLATAEVASLVLDKFGERLGAETLRLWFETFKESYLLGKTRIKPKEEKTALRDYLLFKQNLD
- a CDS encoding sterol desaturase family protein, producing MSYQPETIRLAFFVLVLLICAFWESNAPRKHLSQSKSIRWINNLGLVGLNSVLIALLMPVVAISAASWAEAHSFGLMNWLNVSPTWALIFSVVLLDGVIYWQHIMFHSIPFLWRLHRMHHADQDIDVTTGARFHPIEILISMWIKIGAVTLIGAPVWAVVTFEIVLNASAMFNHSNARLPLKLDSWLRKLIVTPDMHRVHHSVIERETHSNFGFFLSIWDRLFGTYIAQPYLGHDEMRIGLPMFKRSREQWLDKMLTQPFREK